A window from Dunckerocampus dactyliophorus isolate RoL2022-P2 chromosome 15, RoL_Ddac_1.1, whole genome shotgun sequence encodes these proteins:
- the tec gene encoding tyrosine-protein kinase Tec isoform X6, which yields MSAEPLLEETLIKRSQQKRRTSPLNYKERLFVLTKSSLSYYDGRAEKKFRRGSIQLSCIRCVEVVKDVGGINPCQYKYPFQVVHESNTLYVFTPSQDSRSVWVQRIKEEIRDNREILTKFHPQFWCEGAWLCCRQEEKQAPGCEEYNLFGDASRKPLPPIPAEEDKDGRRWPILPPEVDDEDGDATDDVVVALYDFPGSESHDLQLVQGGEYIIVERCDVNWYKARNQHGEEGYIPSNYVTEKKSGNLAQFAWYSKHVNRNKAEELLRKEDKEGAFIVRESSTQGTYTVSLYTKSVGGKGGAAIKHYRIRETRGSPKQFYLAGKHVFDSIAELITYHQHNAAGLVARLRYPVGKQDKSAPSTAGFSYEKWEINPSDLTFMKELGSGQVGVVRLGMWRAQHKVAIKAIKHGAMYEEDFIEEAKVMMKLSHPKLVQLYGVCSQQQPIYIITEFMEHGCLLDFLRRRRGSISPASLLSICLDVCEGMRHLESNSFIHRDLGARNCLVNDSLVVKVSDFGMARYVLDDQYTSSSGSKFPVKWSPPEVLNFCRHSSKSDVWSYGVLMWEAFTEGRMPFEQNNNREVVTLVTTGHRLSRPKLAPAAVYDIMQLCWQERPEDRPSFSQLCLMICDALESDAALAN from the exons ATGAGCGCCGAGCCGCTATTGGAGGAGACGCTGATCAAGCGTTCGCAGCAGAAGAGGAGGACGTCTCCGCTCAACTACAAGGAGAGGCTGTTTGTCCTCACCAAGAGCAGCCTGAGCTACTACGACGGCAGAGCAGAG AAGAAGTTTCGGAGAGGCTCCATCCAACTAAGTTGCATCAGATGTGTGGAGGTTGTAAAGGACGTTGGCGGGATCAACCCCTGCCAGTACAAATACCCCTTCCAG GTGGTACATGAGAGCAACACACTGTACGTGTTCACGCCGAGCCAGGACAGCAGGAGTGTGTGGGTGCAGCGCATTAAAGAGG AGATCCGAGACAATCGGGAGATTCTGACCAAGTTCCATCCCCAGTTTTGGTGTGAGGGGGCGTGGCTCTGCTGCCGCCAGGAAGAGAAGCAGGCCCCTGGCTGCGAGGAGTACAACCTGTTTGGAGACG CTTCCAGAAAGCCGCTACCCCCGATTCCCGCAGAGGAAGACAAAGATGGGAGG CGCTGGCCGATCCTTCCTCCTGAGGTGGATGATGAAGATGGTGACGCCACGGATGACGTGGTGGTGGCGCTGTATGACTTCCCGGGCAGCGAGTCGCACGACCTGCAGCTGGTCCAAGGAGGCGAGTACATCATTGTAGAACGCTGTGACGTCAACTGGTACAAAGCACGCAACCAACATGG GGAGGAAGGCTACATCCCAAGCAACTATGTCACtgagaagaaatcaggaaaccTGGCGCAGTTTGC TTGGTACAGCAAACATGTCAACAGGAACAAGGCAGAGGAGCTCCTGCGGAAGGAG GACAAAGAAGGTGCCTTCATCGTCAGAGAGTCCAGCACTCAGGGAACGTACACCGTGTCGCTCTACACCAAGTCTGTGGGGGG TAAGGGAGGCGCCGCCATAAAACATTACCGCATCAGGGAGACTCGAGGCTCGCCCAAACAGTTTTACCTGGCGGGGAAACATGTATTCGACTCCATCGCCGAACTCATCACCTACCACCAGCACAACGCAGCAg GTCTTGTCGCCAGGTTGAGGTATCCCGTGGGCAAACAGGACAAGTCTGCTCCCTCCACAGCCGGCTTCAGCTACG AGAAGTGGGAGATCAACCCCAGCGACTTAACCTTCATGAAGGAGCTGGGCAGCGGTCAGGTGGGGGTGGTGCGACTCGGCATGTGGAGGGCACAGCACAAAGTGGCCATCAAGGCCATCAAGCACGGTGCCATGTATGAGGAGGACTTCATCGAAGAGGCCAAGGTTATGAT GAAATTGTCCCATCCCAAGCTGGTGCAACTGTACGGAGTGTGCAGCCAGCAACAGCCCATCTATATCATCACCGAGTTCATGGAGCACGGCTGCCTGCTGGACTTCCTGCGGCGGCGGCGAGGCAGCATCAGCCCAGCCTCGCTGCTAAGCATCTGCCTGGACGTGTGCGAGGGCATGCGGCACCTAGAGAGCAACAGCTTCATCCACAGAGATCTG GGGGCCAGGAACTGCCTGGTCAACGACTCCTTGGTGGTCAAGGTGTCTGACTTTGGCATGGCCAG GTATGTTTTGGACGACCAGTACACCTCATCTTCAGGCTCCAAGTTCCCAGTGAAGTGGTCACCTCCTGAAGTCCTCAACTTCTGCAGACACAGCAGCAAGTCTGACGTGTGGTCCTACG GTGTGCTGATGTGGGAGGCTTTCACTGAAGGCCGCATGCCATTCGAGCAGAACAACAACCGTGAAGTCGTCACCCTGGTAACCACAGGTCACCGCCTCTCAAGGCCCAAATTGGCACCCGCTGCCGTCTATGACATCATGCAGCTGTGCTGGCAGGAG AGACCTGAGGACCGCCCATCCTTCTCTCAGCTCTGCTTGATGATCTGTGATGCTCTGGAGAGCGATGCCGCACTCGCCAACTGA
- the tec gene encoding tyrosine-protein kinase Tec isoform X2, translating into MSAEPLLEETLIKRSQQKRRTSPLNYKERLFVLTKSSLSYYDGRAEKKFRRGSIQLSCIRCVEVVKDVGGINPCQYKYPFQVVHESNTLYVFTPSQDSRSVWVQRIKEEIRDNREILTKFHPQFWCEGAWLCCRQEEKQAPGCEEYNLFGDASRKPLPPIPAEEDKDGRRWPILPPEVDDEDGDATDDVVVALYDFPGSESHDLQLVQGGEYIIVERCDVNWYKARNQHGEEGYIPSNYVTEKKSGNLAQFAWYSKHVNRNKAEELLRKEDKEGAFIVRESSTQGTYTVSLYTKSVGGKGGAAIKHYRIRETRGSPKQFYLAGKHVFDSIAELITYHQHNAAGLVARLRYPVGKQDKSAPSTAGFSYEKWEINPSDLTFMKELGSGQVGVVRLGMWRAQHKVAIKAIKHGAMYEEDFIEEAKVMMKLSHPKLVQLYGVCSQQQPIYIITEFMEHGCLLDFLRRRRGSISPASLLSICLDVCEGMRHLESNSFIHRDLVSSHTVSYNFCKSLTVFSKSPSFVVQGARNCLVNDSLVVKVSDFGMARYVLDDQYTSSSGSKFPVKWSPPEVLNFCRHSSKSDVWSYGVLMWEAFTEGRMPFEQNNNREVVTLVTTGHRLSRPKLAPAAVYDIMQLCWQERPEDRPSFSQLCLMICDALESDAALAN; encoded by the exons ATGAGCGCCGAGCCGCTATTGGAGGAGACGCTGATCAAGCGTTCGCAGCAGAAGAGGAGGACGTCTCCGCTCAACTACAAGGAGAGGCTGTTTGTCCTCACCAAGAGCAGCCTGAGCTACTACGACGGCAGAGCAGAG AAGAAGTTTCGGAGAGGCTCCATCCAACTAAGTTGCATCAGATGTGTGGAGGTTGTAAAGGACGTTGGCGGGATCAACCCCTGCCAGTACAAATACCCCTTCCAG GTGGTACATGAGAGCAACACACTGTACGTGTTCACGCCGAGCCAGGACAGCAGGAGTGTGTGGGTGCAGCGCATTAAAGAGG AGATCCGAGACAATCGGGAGATTCTGACCAAGTTCCATCCCCAGTTTTGGTGTGAGGGGGCGTGGCTCTGCTGCCGCCAGGAAGAGAAGCAGGCCCCTGGCTGCGAGGAGTACAACCTGTTTGGAGACG CTTCCAGAAAGCCGCTACCCCCGATTCCCGCAGAGGAAGACAAAGATGGGAGG CGCTGGCCGATCCTTCCTCCTGAGGTGGATGATGAAGATGGTGACGCCACGGATGACGTGGTGGTGGCGCTGTATGACTTCCCGGGCAGCGAGTCGCACGACCTGCAGCTGGTCCAAGGAGGCGAGTACATCATTGTAGAACGCTGTGACGTCAACTGGTACAAAGCACGCAACCAACATGG GGAGGAAGGCTACATCCCAAGCAACTATGTCACtgagaagaaatcaggaaaccTGGCGCAGTTTGC TTGGTACAGCAAACATGTCAACAGGAACAAGGCAGAGGAGCTCCTGCGGAAGGAG GACAAAGAAGGTGCCTTCATCGTCAGAGAGTCCAGCACTCAGGGAACGTACACCGTGTCGCTCTACACCAAGTCTGTGGGGGG TAAGGGAGGCGCCGCCATAAAACATTACCGCATCAGGGAGACTCGAGGCTCGCCCAAACAGTTTTACCTGGCGGGGAAACATGTATTCGACTCCATCGCCGAACTCATCACCTACCACCAGCACAACGCAGCAg GTCTTGTCGCCAGGTTGAGGTATCCCGTGGGCAAACAGGACAAGTCTGCTCCCTCCACAGCCGGCTTCAGCTACG AGAAGTGGGAGATCAACCCCAGCGACTTAACCTTCATGAAGGAGCTGGGCAGCGGTCAGGTGGGGGTGGTGCGACTCGGCATGTGGAGGGCACAGCACAAAGTGGCCATCAAGGCCATCAAGCACGGTGCCATGTATGAGGAGGACTTCATCGAAGAGGCCAAGGTTATGAT GAAATTGTCCCATCCCAAGCTGGTGCAACTGTACGGAGTGTGCAGCCAGCAACAGCCCATCTATATCATCACCGAGTTCATGGAGCACGGCTGCCTGCTGGACTTCCTGCGGCGGCGGCGAGGCAGCATCAGCCCAGCCTCGCTGCTAAGCATCTGCCTGGACGTGTGCGAGGGCATGCGGCACCTAGAGAGCAACAGCTTCATCCACAGAGATCTGGTCTCTTCCCACACGGTTAGCTACAACTTCTGTAAGTCTTTGACAGTGTTCAGTAAGAGTCCTTCCTTTGTTGTGCAGGGGGCCAGGAACTGCCTGGTCAACGACTCCTTGGTGGTCAAGGTGTCTGACTTTGGCATGGCCAG GTATGTTTTGGACGACCAGTACACCTCATCTTCAGGCTCCAAGTTCCCAGTGAAGTGGTCACCTCCTGAAGTCCTCAACTTCTGCAGACACAGCAGCAAGTCTGACGTGTGGTCCTACG GTGTGCTGATGTGGGAGGCTTTCACTGAAGGCCGCATGCCATTCGAGCAGAACAACAACCGTGAAGTCGTCACCCTGGTAACCACAGGTCACCGCCTCTCAAGGCCCAAATTGGCACCCGCTGCCGTCTATGACATCATGCAGCTGTGCTGGCAGGAG AGACCTGAGGACCGCCCATCCTTCTCTCAGCTCTGCTTGATGATCTGTGATGCTCTGGAGAGCGATGCCGCACTCGCCAACTGA
- the tec gene encoding tyrosine-protein kinase Tec isoform X3, producing the protein MSAEPLLEETLIKRSQQKRRTSPLNYKERLFVLTKSSLSYYDGRAEKKFRRGSIQLSCIRCVEVVKDVGGINPCQYKYPFQVVHESNTLYVFTPSQDSRSVWVQRIKEEIRDNREILTKFHPQFWCEGAWLCCRQEEKQAPGCEEYNLFGDASRKPLPPIPAEEDKDGRQRWPILPPEVDDEDGDATDDVVVALYDFPGSESHDLQLVQGGEYIIVERCDVNWYKARNQHGEEGYIPSNYVTEKKSGNLAQFANKAEELLRKEDKEGAFIVRESSTQGTYTVSLYTKSVGGKGGAAIKHYRIRETRGSPKQFYLAGKHVFDSIAELITYHQHNAAGLVARLRYPVGKQDKSAPSTAGFSYEKWEINPSDLTFMKELGSGQVGVVRLGMWRAQHKVAIKAIKHGAMYEEDFIEEAKVMMKLSHPKLVQLYGVCSQQQPIYIITEFMEHGCLLDFLRRRRGSISPASLLSICLDVCEGMRHLESNSFIHRDLVSSHTVSYNFCKSLTVFSKSPSFVVQGARNCLVNDSLVVKVSDFGMARYVLDDQYTSSSGSKFPVKWSPPEVLNFCRHSSKSDVWSYGVLMWEAFTEGRMPFEQNNNREVVTLVTTGHRLSRPKLAPAAVYDIMQLCWQERPEDRPSFSQLCLMICDALESDAALAN; encoded by the exons ATGAGCGCCGAGCCGCTATTGGAGGAGACGCTGATCAAGCGTTCGCAGCAGAAGAGGAGGACGTCTCCGCTCAACTACAAGGAGAGGCTGTTTGTCCTCACCAAGAGCAGCCTGAGCTACTACGACGGCAGAGCAGAG AAGAAGTTTCGGAGAGGCTCCATCCAACTAAGTTGCATCAGATGTGTGGAGGTTGTAAAGGACGTTGGCGGGATCAACCCCTGCCAGTACAAATACCCCTTCCAG GTGGTACATGAGAGCAACACACTGTACGTGTTCACGCCGAGCCAGGACAGCAGGAGTGTGTGGGTGCAGCGCATTAAAGAGG AGATCCGAGACAATCGGGAGATTCTGACCAAGTTCCATCCCCAGTTTTGGTGTGAGGGGGCGTGGCTCTGCTGCCGCCAGGAAGAGAAGCAGGCCCCTGGCTGCGAGGAGTACAACCTGTTTGGAGACG CTTCCAGAAAGCCGCTACCCCCGATTCCCGCAGAGGAAGACAAAGATGGGAGG CAGCGCTGGCCGATCCTTCCTCCTGAGGTGGATGATGAAGATGGTGACGCCACGGATGACGTGGTGGTGGCGCTGTATGACTTCCCGGGCAGCGAGTCGCACGACCTGCAGCTGGTCCAAGGAGGCGAGTACATCATTGTAGAACGCTGTGACGTCAACTGGTACAAAGCACGCAACCAACATGG GGAGGAAGGCTACATCCCAAGCAACTATGTCACtgagaagaaatcaggaaaccTGGCGCAGTTTGC GAACAAGGCAGAGGAGCTCCTGCGGAAGGAG GACAAAGAAGGTGCCTTCATCGTCAGAGAGTCCAGCACTCAGGGAACGTACACCGTGTCGCTCTACACCAAGTCTGTGGGGGG TAAGGGAGGCGCCGCCATAAAACATTACCGCATCAGGGAGACTCGAGGCTCGCCCAAACAGTTTTACCTGGCGGGGAAACATGTATTCGACTCCATCGCCGAACTCATCACCTACCACCAGCACAACGCAGCAg GTCTTGTCGCCAGGTTGAGGTATCCCGTGGGCAAACAGGACAAGTCTGCTCCCTCCACAGCCGGCTTCAGCTACG AGAAGTGGGAGATCAACCCCAGCGACTTAACCTTCATGAAGGAGCTGGGCAGCGGTCAGGTGGGGGTGGTGCGACTCGGCATGTGGAGGGCACAGCACAAAGTGGCCATCAAGGCCATCAAGCACGGTGCCATGTATGAGGAGGACTTCATCGAAGAGGCCAAGGTTATGAT GAAATTGTCCCATCCCAAGCTGGTGCAACTGTACGGAGTGTGCAGCCAGCAACAGCCCATCTATATCATCACCGAGTTCATGGAGCACGGCTGCCTGCTGGACTTCCTGCGGCGGCGGCGAGGCAGCATCAGCCCAGCCTCGCTGCTAAGCATCTGCCTGGACGTGTGCGAGGGCATGCGGCACCTAGAGAGCAACAGCTTCATCCACAGAGATCTGGTCTCTTCCCACACGGTTAGCTACAACTTCTGTAAGTCTTTGACAGTGTTCAGTAAGAGTCCTTCCTTTGTTGTGCAGGGGGCCAGGAACTGCCTGGTCAACGACTCCTTGGTGGTCAAGGTGTCTGACTTTGGCATGGCCAG GTATGTTTTGGACGACCAGTACACCTCATCTTCAGGCTCCAAGTTCCCAGTGAAGTGGTCACCTCCTGAAGTCCTCAACTTCTGCAGACACAGCAGCAAGTCTGACGTGTGGTCCTACG GTGTGCTGATGTGGGAGGCTTTCACTGAAGGCCGCATGCCATTCGAGCAGAACAACAACCGTGAAGTCGTCACCCTGGTAACCACAGGTCACCGCCTCTCAAGGCCCAAATTGGCACCCGCTGCCGTCTATGACATCATGCAGCTGTGCTGGCAGGAG AGACCTGAGGACCGCCCATCCTTCTCTCAGCTCTGCTTGATGATCTGTGATGCTCTGGAGAGCGATGCCGCACTCGCCAACTGA